The Carassius gibelio isolate Cgi1373 ecotype wild population from Czech Republic chromosome B9, carGib1.2-hapl.c, whole genome shotgun sequence genome includes a region encoding these proteins:
- the LOC127964693 gene encoding secreted frizzled-related protein 3, whose amino-acid sequence MFSYEMLICALAIACLLEIPRGTAAASCEAIRIPMCRSMPWNMTKMPNHLHHSTQANAVLAIEQFEGLLGTQCSPDLLFFLCAMYAPICTIDFQHDPIKPCKSVCERAKRGCEPVMKKYNHTWPESLACEELPVYDRGVCISPEAIVKAEGPDNPYYQDPSKCNPEGNPDFPMDSHNANCKGANDRCKCKSVRLVQKTYSKNNYNYVIRARVKEIKTRNHDLSAIVEVKDVLKSSLVNIPRDTVTLYYNSGCLCPPLTANEEYIIMGYENEERSRLLLLDGSIALKWKDKVGRKVKRWDQLLREGRATSSKSNTKRSRH is encoded by the exons atgttttcctACGAGATGTTGATCTGCGCCCTGGCTATCGCCTGTCTGCTGGAGATCCCCCGAGGCACCGCGGCCGCGTCCTGCGAGGCCATCCGCATCCCCATGTGCAGGTCCATGCCGTGGAACATGACCAAGATGCCCAACCACCTCCATCACAGCACGCAGGCCAACGCCGTGCTCGCCATCGAGCAGTTCGAGGGGCTCCTGGGCACCCAGTGCAGCCCGGACCTGCTGTTCTTCCTGTGCGCCATGTACGCGCCGATATGCACCATCGACTTCCAGCACGACCCCATCAAGCCCTGTAAGTCCGTGTGCGAGCGGGCCAAGCGCGGCTGCGAGCCGGTCATGAAGAAGTACAATCATACCTGGCCGGAGAGTCTGGCCTGCGAGGAGCTGCCCGTCTACGACCGAGGAGTCTGCATCTCACCTGAGGCCATAGTCAAGGCGGAGGGGCCAG ATAATCCTTACTATCAAGACCCTTCAAAATGTAACCCTG AAGGAAATCCAGACTTCCCGATGGATTCGCATAATGCCAACTGCAAAGGAGCTAATG ATCGGTGCAAATGCAAGTCTGTGAGACTTGTTCAAAAGACGTATTCGAAGAACAATTACAATTATG TCATCCGGGCAAGAGTGAAAGAGATCAAGACTAGAAATCATGACCTGAGCGCCATCGTGGAGGTCAAAGACGTCCTGAAGTCTTCTCTGGTCAACATCCCTCGGGACACCGTCACTCTTTATTATAACTCTGGGTGTCTGTGTCCTCCGCTAACAGCCAATGAGGAATATATCATCATGGGTTATGAAAATGAGGAAAGGTCCAG ACTGCTGCTCCTTGATGGATCCATCGCACTAAAGTGGAAAGACAAAGTGGGCCGGAAAGTGAAG CGCTGGGACCAGCTTTTGCGTGAGGGCCGAGCAACCTCAAGCAAGAGCAACACGAAGCGGAGCCGCCACTAA